GTGATTTAGAGCAGCGATTAACAGCTGAGCAAATTGAGTATGTGAATGCTGGTGAGAATATTGCTGTTAATTATGTAGATAGTATTGCGGCGGTTGAAGGGTGGCTAAACAGTAAAGGCCATCGGGAGACGATGCTCAATACTGAATTTACTGACTTAGGTGTAGGGGTGTACCATAAACTCTACACACAAAACTTTATCAGCAAGTAATGGAAGGTTTCTGAGAATGGGAGAGTCCCGCTTAGAGACCTTTTCTTTATATATATATAAGTCACACTTTTTTTAGTTATGCATAGTCTAGTAGTAGGCAAATGTCTTGGTGTGAGGTGAGAGAGAATGCCCAAAAAAAAACGCCCATCAGTTGAAAAATTCAAAGAGTTCGTCCGGGAGCATCCAGGTTTGCGTAATGAAGTTAAAGAAAACAAATATACCTGGCAGGAGCTATTTGAGGAGTGGTACATCCTTGGCAGTGATAATGAGCGCTGGAATGATGTTCAAACAGAATCTAAGCCTACTAAGAAGGAACCGGATGGAAGCGGAGGCGACTTGGTGGGTACATTAATGAATACAGTTAAAAACATGGATATAAATCAGATTCAGCAATATATTTCCAGTGCTAATCAAGCGTTAGGCGCCATCCAAGGCATCATAACGTCGTTTCAGGGGGAAAAAACCAAAACAGAGGCTCCTGCACCATCTAAACCAAAATCATCAAATCCTTTTGCATTTAAAAAAGATTAAAGGGGAGGATTTCTATGCGTCAAGATATTTATGAGCTGATTGCAGAGGATGAAGACCTAAAAAAATTTTTACGGTTACAGCCCATCTGGTATCGAAGGTTGATGCGAAATCCTCAAGAATTTGAAAATCTACAAACCGAGGCTGTCTTTTTTTACAAAAAGTCTATTCCTCATCGAGTTTCAAAGTTTGCCGACGGAGTCCAAATGGCTTCTATGATGATGCATATGTTTCAAGCCATGAGAACACCATCTGGATAAAAAGTCGATAGTATTAGTAATAATTTGCTCCTTTTTGCAAACAGTATGGAAAAAGGGGGCGAAAAATTGTGAAGTATCCACTTTATAGTCTATCAGCTTTAATACTTGTATCAGGCTATTTATACGGCCATGAGAACGTGAGTAAATCAGGAGCCTTAATTCAAGTCCCTTCTACTGAGGTTCTGTCAGCAATGACTCAGGTACGAGATGATTTTCAAGTTGGCTTTTCTATTAAGGGGACCTCTGTCTTCGTGGATTGCTATACTCGAGAGTATTCATTTACACCTAACAGTGAAAAACCACTGGCCTCAGTCCTTGTTTATGTAGATGGTACAAAGATGGATGAAATGAGGACGGCAGCATTTATCGTGAAGGATCTGTCACAAGGAAAACACCGAATTAAAGTTAAGTTAATTGATGATCAAAAGCAGACAACCTATACAAAGGAATTCACCGTACATATCCAATCGTCTCTCTAGCTTCTTGGGGCTAAAAATGGTAATATGATGGAGGAGGTGAGCTATCGTGCTTGCTACTATGGAAAGAGTAGAAATTCTTCAGAGAGCTGATGAATTAGCTCAGTTCGTGTTACAGTCTGAAATTGGAGAACAATATCTCCAAACTTTATATAAAATGCGTGAAGATCGGTTAGCGCAGAAGAAAATCAAACAGTTCACCTCAATGAAGGAGCTGTTTGAGGAAGTGCAGCGTTTCGGGAAGTATCATCCAGATTACAAACGTGTGAATTTGGAAATTCGGCAACTAAAGCGGGATATGGACTTACATCCTACAATTGCTGAGTTTAAGATGGCCGAGACGGGGCTTCAAAGTCTCCTGGATGAAATCAGCATGCGAGTTGGTCATGCTGTGTCACCGACTATTAAAGTTCCTGCTGGCAGTCCATTCTTCGAATCTGCATCATCTGGATGCAGTTCTGGAAGCTGTGGAACTGGTGGAGGCTGCGGGTGTTCTGCATAACACCTCACTAAAGGAAGGCTGTCGAAATTTTTCGACAGCCTTTTCTTTATGAACAGAAAAAGAAGTGTTTTATCATCCAGTTCTGCGTTGATGGCTGAGAGGTACAGCCGTACATTTTAACCAGTATGGCTTTTTAAGGACGTAAGACGGTTTGGTGACGTATACATATACTGCCTTTCCTTTTATTTAGATCGTGGTGGATGGCATCCGTTATTTTAGTTGAAAGGGAAGTTTCAGCTGTGCTACACTTAATGAAAACCTTTATACAGGGGAGCAATCTAATTATGTTTGGATCAAGACAGGCGATTATCGTTTATTTACATACATTGAAGCAAGCAAAGATGTTGAGAAAGTTTGGGAACATTCATTTTGTATCAAAGAAACTTAAATATGTGGTTCTTTATACGAATATGGCAGACGTTGAGACATTGGTAACAAAACTTTCAGGTTTCTCATTTGTTAAAAAGGTTGAGGTTTCCTACAAACCTTATTTGAAAATGGAGTTTGAAAATGCTAGACCAGATAAAGCAAAAGAGTATGATTATAAAATGGGTATATAAAAACGCTGGCTCATGAGCCAGCGTTTTTATGTTCAGCCCCAGGGATTTTCATCTGCGGGCAAATAACGATTCATACGAAGAATACCAATTAAGTGCTGATAATACAGTGTTTTTTCAGCAAATACTGTAGAAGGTTTAACTTCCATTTCTATAATCGATTTATCTAATTCAACTGCTAGATCTTTAAAAAGCTGAAATCGTTGATTTGGAGTAGTATGAGGGTTGAGAATTCCTTCACGGCACACATATAATGGCTGGAATTTTCCAGGATTCGTTGGTTTCATGACCACAACCAAAGATACGACATCTTTATCCTTAATTTTTGTCTGTAAAGCTAACAAACGTAAAACACGCTCTTTTTGAGATCGAGCAATGGCGAGTAATTCATATAAATCTGATGTGCCTTCTCCTAATTCTATAAACCGTTGAATCAACTAAATCTCTCCCTTATTGTTCAAACTCATCCTTACTTTATCAAATATAACTATAAAAGTGAAGATGAACCGTCTTTGTTTACTGGTTATCGCTTTTTGCCATATCTTTTAATCGTCAATACAGGCAAAAAAAATCCCCGCGGGCTAGTAGCTGCGGGGTCCTTCGAGTCCTGCTTAAAGGATAGAAGGCAAAGGGAGAGGAGAAACCGGTGAAGACTTATGGGGAAACGTAAGCCTTCTCCGCGGTTGGCAACAACACCGAAAAAGTGATGCTGTTACTTTTATTATCACCAAGATTCGACTTCTTATTCATCCTAAATTGTTTTTTTTGATTGTCTGAAACCTTCGTTGATTCTGTAGTAGAATACCTTCCCTATTGGCTAGAAAAAATGAATATGGTAGGATAAGTGAGTACTAAGAAATTCTTAAAATTGGGTGAGAAAATGAGAGTTGTTTCAGGAACGTGTAAGGGCCGGGCCTTGAAGGCTGTACCAGGTACAGGAACAAGACCGACAACAGATAAAGTAAAAGAAACTATTTTCAATATAATCGGACCTTATTTCCATGGAGGTCTAGTACTAGATCTTTATGCAGGCAGTGGTGGCCTTGGCATTGAGGCGCTTAGCAGAGGGATGGACAAGGCTATTTTTGTTGATCGTGATTTTAAAGCATTTCAAACAGTCAAAGAAAATATTGAGACGTGCGGTTTTACCGAGTGCTCTGAACTGTATAAAATTGATTCAGAAAGAGCACTAAAGGCATTAATCAAAAGAGAGCTTCGGTTCGGACTGATTTTGCTTGATCCACCTTATAAACAGCAGAAGATAGCTGAATTAATTGAAAAGATACATAACGAAGGTCTGCTCGATGATGAAGGAATTATCCTATGCGAACACAGCAGAGACGTTAAACTACCTGACCGGATAGAAACCTTTAAGCGGGAAAGATATGAGGAATACGGGGCAATTGCTATTTCTATTTATAAATGGGGAAACGCTTAAGAGAACGAGGGGGATTAGATATGCCGAAAATTGCGATTTGTCCAGGTTCCTTTGACCCGATAACTTTCGGGCATTTGGATATCATTCAACGAGGGGCACGAGTATTTGACGAAATTCATGTGGTTGTATTGAATAATTCAGCCAAGAATTCGCTTTTCTCTGTGGAAGAGAGGCTGGAGTTAATTAGGAAGGTAACGGAACATTTGCCGAATGTTAAAGTAGATTCGTTTCAAGGGCTTACGGTGAACTATGCCGAAAAGGTTAATGCTTCAGCCATTATAAGAGGACTTCGTGCCGTCTCTGATTTTGAATATGAAATGCAAGGTACATCTATGAACAGGTTGTTAAACGAGAAGGTAGAAACGTTCTTTATTATGACGAAAAACCAATATTCTTTCTTAAGTTCAAGCATTGTTAAAGAAGTAGCCAGGTACGGTGGAGATATTTCTGAACTGGTGCCAGAAGTTGTAGAACAAGCACTAAATGAAAAGTACCAAGATCAACTCCTTTAAATAAAAAAGCTGTCCGCACCAGATTCAAGAATCTGATGAGGACAGTTTTTTTTTGGAAATGTATATACCTCTAGTCCTTTAAAAGTCTTTTGGCTAGAATAAAGGTATACAGTAATAATGAGATGATTGTAATTAAGGGCCCAAGCTGGGTCATAATCTCGTAAAGAGTAAGGATTCCTTCTTCACTATGTCCAAAGACGGGCAGGGAGTTTGAAGGGATCTTTAATGTGAATCCATTATAAAGCGGTTCCCAAAGTACGAAGGCAAAAAAACCAGCTAAAATCCCATGCATAATCCGAGCAATGAAAAAAGGAAAAAAACGGATGTCTGTATCAGCAATAATACTCGCAACCTGGGCTTGGACACTAAATCCACTAAATCCGAGAATAAAACTGACCATGATGGCCTGCTGCATTAAAGAAGCTTCCTCAATTCCGCTGGTCATCTGTGATCCTAGTGTAATCTCAAAGATTCCGGCAATAAACGGCATGCTTAAGTTCAGGGGGAATTGTAAAATATGAAGCACAATTTGTATGGCGTTAGCAAGAAATCCAGTAACATGCATATGAAAAAGTAATTTATTTACTACAGAAAAGAGTATGATGAAACCGCCGATCATTAATAAGGTCTGAATAGAAGAAACGACAGCATCACCAAGCAGTTTTCCAAGCGGACGATTTTCTTTCAGCCGGGTACGATGCATTTCAGCAAGCGCTTGTTTAAGAGAAAGCGGCTTTTTTTTGACTGATGGCTTGATTTCTTCTTCTCTCCCATAAAAACGCATAATAATTCCGACAAATATGTTGCCAAGATAATGGGAAAGAGCAAGCAGAATACCGAGGTTTGTGTTATGAAAAAAACCAACCGAAACCGCTCCAAAGATAAACAGTGGATTAGAAGAATTGGTAAAGGAAACGAGTCGTTCAGCTTCAATCCTGGTCAATTGTTTTTCCTGACGCATACGGGCAGTGAATTTGGCTCCGGAAGGGAAACCTGAAGCCATCCCCATGGCCCAAACAAATCCACCGATACCTGGTACTTTAAACAATGGACGCATTAGGGGCTCGAGTAATACACCAATCAATGTGACTACACCGAATCCAATCAATGTTTCTGCAATGATGAAAAACGGGAGGAGAGAGGGGAAAACGATTTCCCACCACATATTTAAGCCTCTTATGGAAGCATCAAAGGATTCTTGTGGAAAGATGATGAGTGCGCCTGCCATAATTGTTGCTGCAGCCGCCAAAAATAATGATTTGAGTTTTGCTGTCAGCAATTACCTTAGCCTCCTCGGAAAGTTACGAATCTTGGCACTTATCATAATGTATAAAAAAGGAAATGCTTATAACGAAGAATCCTTGTCCCTGCTTTACACAATATGCACATAGAAATCAATTTAAGACCATAACTTTGTAAGAGGAATATTTAATAAGTAATCTTAGAAAAGAGGGATAAGATGCGGGAGCCGAAAATTGGTCTTGCACTGGGGTCCGGGGGGGCTAGAGGATTTGCCCACCTAGGCGTTCTTAAAGTTTTAAAAGAGGCTGGTATCCCCGTAAATATGATAGCAGGGAGCAGTATGGGTGCTTTGGTGGGCAGTTTTTATGCTGCGGGGTCTGATACGGATCGTTTATATAAATTGGCGAAGGCATTTAAGCGAAAGTATTACTTAGATTTTACTGTTCCTAAAATGGGATTCGTTTCTGGAAAACGTGTAAAAGATTTAATTCGCGTTTTTACATATAACAAGTCACTGGAAAACTTAGATATTCCGATTGCTATCGTAGCTACCGACATCCGTACAGGAGAAAAGGTCATATTTCGCGAAGGCCCAATTGCCGAGGCTGTACGGGCAAGTATATCGGTACCGGGGATATTTGTTCCTGAAAAGATTGGCAACAGGATGCTGGTTGATGGGGGGGTTATTGATCGTGTCCCTGTTTCCGTCGTAAAATCGATGGGCGCTGATATTGTCATCGCTGTTGATGTTTCGCATGTAAATAAAAATGTGGAAATCAATTCTATATATGATGTGATTATGCAGAGCTTAGATATATTACAAATGGAGTTGGTCGAAAGCAGAGAATTATCTTCAGACGTTATGATTCGACCACGTGTGGAGAAATTTAGTTCAAAAGCATTTACAAATATTGAGGAAATAATTAGTATTGGAGAAGAAGCAGCCAGTCAAAAAATTGAGAAAATTAAGGAATTGATTGAATCGTGGAAGGAGTCTCGAATAGATGAGCCGTAAAGGATATAGCCGCTCTTTCCTGTTAGCTGTCATTATTATTGTGTTATCAGCTTTTTATACCCTGCCCTATTATGTAACTAAGCCTGGGATGGCCCAGGAATTAGAACCGATTGTAGAGGTGGCAGGCGGTGATGACGCAGAGGGAAGCTTTATGCTGACTACGGTCAGAATGGGAAAGGCAAATATTTATGGGTACCTAGTTGCAAAAATGAGTAAATACCAAGAACTGTATCCGGAGGACGCTATCCGTGACACAGATGAATCGGATGAAGAGTATAGTGAAAGACAACTTCATATGATGGATGGATCAAAAAACAGTGCCATTAAGATTGCATACGAAAAAGCCGGGAAATCATTTTCGTTTGACTACCTGGGTGTGTATGTACTTGGTGTGATTAAAGGAATGCCTGCTTACGGGAAGCTTAAGCCAGGGGATCAAATAATAAAGGTGGATAACATAAAATTCCAATCATCGGCAGAGTTTATTGAGTATGTTGGGAAGAAAAAAGCGGATGACACCGTTTTAGTTACCTACATGCGTGAAGATATAGAAAAAACGGTCAAGATTTCTTTGCAAGCATTTAAAGACCAGCCTAAAAAAGTGGGGATGGGTATTAGCTTAGATGATTATAAAAAACCAGTAACTGATCCATCTATTACGATTAATACAGAGCAAATCGGCGGTCCTTCTGCTGGATTAATGTTCAGTTTAGAAATCTATAATCAGCTGACTGAAGGGGATATCACTTCAGGCTACCAAATTGCCGGAACAGGTACAATGTCCGAAGATGGAACCATTGGACCTATTGGGGGAATCCAGCAAAAAATTGTTGCGGCAGATAAAACAGGTGCGGAAATCTTCTTTGCTCCAAATGAGAAGGGGATAAAAGGTTCTAATTATCAAGAGGCATTAATTGCTGCAGAAGATATAGACACTGATATGAAAATTGTCCCAGTTGATAGATTTGACGATGCGCTGGAGTATTTACATTCATTAGAAAAAAAATAATACAAAAAAACGTAAACGAACTGCACTTCTGCACATCGTTTACGTTTTTTTATCTATACCTACTTTCGATATATGACTGGTGATTCGTACTCGCGCTTCAATAATAAGGACTGGAATGGTTCTTTTAGTCCTAATGTATAGATGGTAGAAGCCTGAATATCAGCGTGAATACTATCCTCCTTGAAAGAGGCAAGCCTTGAAACGAGAGGCAGAGAAATGTGTTTTTTTATTTGACGAAGATAGTCCTGCCCATTATCATTCATGCCTAGGATTCGAAGATAAGAGGGTGATTCTTGGAGTTTTTTTGTGGTCTCTTTATTTGTCCCAGTAAGAATATGGACACAAACTCGTTGAAGTCTTGTCCAGGTGTATCGTTTAGTCTTAATATTTTCTATAAAATCATGGAAGCTTGTCGAGTGAAGTACCATTGATTTAAGGCGATATTCAATGCCTTCGTCCATTTCGGCTATTTCAGCTAATTCAGCGTGAGAAGCGGAAAGGAGACGGTATTTCAATAAAGGCCAGTAGTTCTCCCATGTATGCAGTGAGCCATATGTACGCAGGTATCGAGTTAATTGATCAGCTGTTGTTTTAGGTACATATTGTTTAATCGTACTGATTGTACTCTCTTTCTCCGCGAGAGCCTTACGAATCCCAGTTGCGCTTGCAATAGGTTGTGCTCCAAGCTGTGTTTCATGGTAATCAGCTTGAATCCGTTTAATTGTAGAGGGAATAATCTCGAAAGAATGATGTAAGGCAGTTTTTATGTATTCAAATCCAAGAATATTATTTGGCTTGCTTAGGTCAACTAATTTCAGTCCGTTTGACAGCTCTTGGTAAGCAAGTGATGCGGCTTTTGGATAACTATTGCCGCTGGATAGATGGTTACGGAGAGCAGCGTCATAACTAGACTGATGTTTTGTCAGAAAATGATAAGCTTCCATAAATGGTTCTATCGATCCATCTTCACTTCCAAAACAAAATGAACTACATCCCAGTGCCTCTAAAATTGATATAGAGCCTCGTGCGAAGAGTTCCGCATTTTGAGAAGCAAATGGAGCGGGAAGTTCGATGACTAGATCTACACCGGCTGCAAGAGCCATTTCAGTCCGAGCCCATTTACTAACTAAGGCAGGTTCACCTCTTTGTAAAAACGGCCCGCTCATAACCGCAATAACAACGTCAGCTCCGGACGCGAGTCTGCTTTGTTCTACATGATACGCATGGCCGTTATGAAAGGGATTATATTCGACCACAAGTCCAACTGCTTTCATTGCTCATCGCTCCTTTTTTACAGGTTTTAATCGCTGTTTTCTGAAACAGCTAAACGTATGCTAAGTCAATATTTTAGCATATTTACGGAGGTCCAGTAGTTCAGTATCGACAGTTTTATAAATAAATATTAGCCAGCATGTTTGCAAAATCGAAAAAAATGGATATGATAGAAGGAGCGGGAATATTTCCTGGGTACTTTACATGCAGTGTTAACACTGTTCCTTCAAGCTTTATAGTGTAAAGAAAAAATATTGACAAACGGTAGATTGACAGATATAATTACCTTTGTTGCCTTGAGGTGATTCATTTGAAATGGACTATTAGCCAACTTCAAAAATTCCGGGATAAGAACCTGCAAATAGATGAATTTGTAGATGTTTCCGATATTAAGGAACGAGAAAAACAAATCCTTGGAGTCTCTCCGATGCATGTAACGGGTAAAGCAGATGTTACGTCTGCTAGAGCAACATTCCACTTGCATATATCTGGAGAACTTATTTTGCCTTGTTCCCGGACACTGGTAGATGTGAACTTCCCGATTAATATCGATACTACGGAAACTTTCTTTTTAGGTGCAGATAGTGCCTTATTAGAAGAAGATGGAGTAGCGGTGGCAAAAGGCGAGGTTGTGGATCTTATACCGGTAATTACAGAGTTATTACTGCTAGAGATTCCGATGCAGGTTTTTTGTGAGGATGTCAATGCGGAAGGCGCTGCTCCTCATTCGGGGAAAGATTGGTCTGTTGTTTCTGAGGAAGAACTTCAGCAGAAGGTCGATCCAAGATTAGCAAAGCTTGCGAACTTTTTTGACAACGATAAAGAATCGTAATTGGGAAAAAGGAAGATAGAAGGCATCCGATCTTCATAGCTTCTTCATATTTTTTTAAGGAGGTGGGAATAATGGCTGTACCTTTTAGAAGAACGTCCAAAACTGTAAAAAGAAAACGTCGTACACACTTCAAACTTCAAGTACCTGGTATGGTTTCATGCCCAAACTGCGGTGAAATGAAACTTTCACACCGTATTTGTAAGGAATGTGGAACATACAAAGGTAAAGATGTTGTAAACAAATAATCGTATGCACAAAAGGAGAGTCTCTCCACTTGTGTAAACAAGGTTAGACAAACACAGGGATTAACATCATTCCTGTGTTTTTTGTTATGTTGTACGATGGTCATAAAATGAAAAAAGGGGGAAATAACATGAAGGATGCGTGTTTGGTAGAAAAAAATGAATGCGGTTACATGAAAATAACGATTAATCGGCCTGAAAAAAGAAATGCCGTTAATATTGAAGTAATGGAGTTAATTGACCGAGCTCTGGATTCAGCGGCTGTTGATGAAACAGTGAAAGTAGTGATTTTGACAGGAACAGGTGAAGATGCTTTTTGTTCTGGAGGTGATTTATCAGTCTTTCATAAACTGCGAACTGAAGAAGAATCCTTTGTCATGTTATCGAAAATGGGAAAAATCTTATACAAGCTTGCGATATTGCCAAAACCTACTATAGCTGTATTAAATGGCAGTGCGGTCGGTGGTGGTTGTGAAATTGCCTCCGCTTGTGATTTTCGATTGGCAAGAGAAGGAATTAACATTGGGTTCGTCCAAGGTACACTTGGGATAACGACGGGGTGGGGAGGTGCATCGCTTTTATTTGAGAAGCTTCCTGTTGGAGCAGCAATGGAACTTTTACTTGGTGCGGAGATACATAGTGCAGAAGCAGCTAAAGAAAAAGGATTCATCGATCAAGTGATAACGAATACAGAAGCTGATTCAGCGTCGTTCATCTCTTCATTTTTGGAAAGAGAGCTTGGGGTACTCTCTGCTTATAAGGAACTCGTGATTGCAAAATGGATACAAGCAGGGCTAAAGCAGCGGATGGAACAAGAAAGCAGACAGTGTGCGAAGCTCTGGGCAACGGATGCTCACCATAAAGCAGTCGAGCGATTTCTTAATAGGAAAGGGCAATCATAACTAGTAAAAAAAATTTCTAGGTGTGTCTAGCTTTATCTTCTATCTTTCTAGCAAGTGCATATGATGAAATAAGTATGTTAGGGAGGTAGAGATATGTCAATAGCCAGGCAGGATGCATGGTCTCAAGATGAAGATGTAGTTTTGGCGGAAGTCGTTTTACGGCATATTCGCGATGGCAGTACACAACTTAAGGCGTTTGAAGAAGTAGGCAAGCGTCTGGCAAGGACGTCAGCAGCTTGTGGTTTTCGCTGGAATTCTTTTGTTAGACAACAATATAAATCTGGAATAGAATTAGCAAAGAAACAGCGGAAGGGAAACAAGCAACAAGCTGTTGATTATACGAAGGATGTACAGGAAACAGAGCATGCAGTTGTAGAAAAAAGCGAGGCAAGACAGGGTGAATCGATCACCATCGAAGAAATTATCTTATTCCTCTCCCAAATAAATGAACATACCGCTGTTAATCAAGAACAGAACGAAAAGCTCCTAGCAGAGGCGAGAGTCCTTTCGTGTGAAAATGATAAATTGCAGATGGAAAACAAACACTTGCTGAATCAGTTAACCATTCTAGAGGAAGATTATCGAACGCTGCTTTCCATCATGGAACGTGCAAGAAAATTGACAGTACTTGAAGAAGAGAAAAACAGTCCCAAAGTGAAATTCCAAATGGATAAGAACGGGAACTTAGAGAGAGTCTCTAAATAACGAGGTTCGTTCGATTTTTTTTACGAACAAAGCGTGTATGGAGCCATACACGCTTCTATCATGTCTATTAGGAATTAGTTAATCCGTTTGGATGCCATAAAAGAGGATTTTCTCCTAAATCTCGTTCTACATCGTACACAGCAGCTTGAAACCCCATCTTATCCCAAAACAATTGTGATTTAACTCGAGGATTGGTTTTTATCGGAAGACCAAAACCCTTTGCGAATTTGACCAGCTGTTGACCATACCCCTTATGCTGATAGTCTGGAAGAACTTCCAGTTTCCAAAGTTCAAGAAAATCCTCCTGAGTCTCAAAATAGTGATTATATTTTGCTTTTCTTTCATAAAGGCTCATCCGTGCTACTAATTTATCCCCAAAATAGATTCCGTAAAATGGTGAATAACTATCATTCTCAATGATATTTTCTTGCAGATCATCGAGCATAGATAACTCCTGCAAACCATACTCTTTGAACTTTTTGAATTCTTCTAGAGTTTTGTAATTAATAAGCAAACGTTCAACTTTTGAATCCATCAAAATATCCCCCTTATTGCTTCATTACGAAAAGAAACCGCTTCATTTTAATTATAATATAGATCAGTGGAAAATTCCGCAATTTCAAATAATAGATAATTCATCAAGAAAGGTGTGTAAAGAAAGATTATTTTAAATTTTATGTCAAAAATAAAGGAAACTGCATACCTGCTGGCGTATAAAGAAAAAAACACCTAATTTCTAATCTTTAATTTTAAATAAAGGTCAATAGGTTCAGATTACATCTTAGGGAAATATTTGCTAAACTAGTGAAAAGTGAACTGAGGCGATACATATGAAAATAGGGATTATAGGTGGTGGTGCGGTAGGACTGCTTTTTGCCGCCTATCTATCTGCTGAACATGATGTGAAGGTCTACACACGTACAAGAAATCAAGCTGAAATACTAGGAAAACAAGGACTGGATCTTTACCGTGATGGTGAGGTAATGAAGATAACTCTTAAAGCTAAGGCCATTATCGATGGTCTAGATGAGCAGGATCTGTTTATCATTGCTGTGAAACAATATCATCTTATTGAACTAGTGCCCATGATTGCTGAACTAAAAATACCGTTCAT
The Peribacillus sp. FSL H8-0477 genome window above contains:
- a CDS encoding YlbD family protein → MPKKKRPSVEKFKEFVREHPGLRNEVKENKYTWQELFEEWYILGSDNERWNDVQTESKPTKKEPDGSGGDLVGTLMNTVKNMDINQIQQYISSANQALGAIQGIITSFQGEKTKTEAPAPSKPKSSNPFAFKKD
- a CDS encoding DUF7147 family protein, translated to MIQRFIELGEGTSDLYELLAIARSQKERVLRLLALQTKIKDKDVVSLVVVMKPTNPGKFQPLYVCREGILNPHTTPNQRFQLFKDLAVELDKSIIEMEVKPSTVFAEKTLYYQHLIGILRMNRYLPADENPWG
- a CDS encoding patatin-like phospholipase family protein, coding for MREPKIGLALGSGGARGFAHLGVLKVLKEAGIPVNMIAGSSMGALVGSFYAAGSDTDRLYKLAKAFKRKYYLDFTVPKMGFVSGKRVKDLIRVFTYNKSLENLDIPIAIVATDIRTGEKVIFREGPIAEAVRASISVPGIFVPEKIGNRMLVDGGVIDRVPVSVVKSMGADIVIAVDVSHVNKNVEINSIYDVIMQSLDILQMELVESRELSSDVMIRPRVEKFSSKAFTNIEEIISIGEEAASQKIEKIKELIESWKESRIDEP
- a CDS encoding YlbG family protein translates to MFGSRQAIIVYLHTLKQAKMLRKFGNIHFVSKKLKYVVLYTNMADVETLVTKLSGFSFVKKVEVSYKPYLKMEFENARPDKAKEYDYKMGI
- a CDS encoding nucleotidyltransferase, whose protein sequence is MKAVGLVVEYNPFHNGHAYHVEQSRLASGADVVIAVMSGPFLQRGEPALVSKWARTEMALAAGVDLVIELPAPFASQNAELFARGSISILEALGCSSFCFGSEDGSIEPFMEAYHFLTKHQSSYDAALRNHLSSGNSYPKAASLAYQELSNGLKLVDLSKPNNILGFEYIKTALHHSFEIIPSTIKRIQADYHETQLGAQPIASATGIRKALAEKESTISTIKQYVPKTTADQLTRYLRTYGSLHTWENYWPLLKYRLLSASHAELAEIAEMDEGIEYRLKSMVLHSTSFHDFIENIKTKRYTWTRLQRVCVHILTGTNKETTKKLQESPSYLRILGMNDNGQDYLRQIKKHISLPLVSRLASFKEDSIHADIQASTIYTLGLKEPFQSLLLKREYESPVIYRK
- the coaD gene encoding pantetheine-phosphate adenylyltransferase; amino-acid sequence: MPKIAICPGSFDPITFGHLDIIQRGARVFDEIHVVVLNNSAKNSLFSVEERLELIRKVTEHLPNVKVDSFQGLTVNYAEKVNASAIIRGLRAVSDFEYEMQGTSMNRLLNEKVETFFIMTKNQYSFLSSSIVKEVARYGGDISELVPEVVEQALNEKYQDQLL
- a CDS encoding YlbE-like family protein, whose protein sequence is MRQDIYELIAEDEDLKKFLRLQPIWYRRLMRNPQEFENLQTEAVFFYKKSIPHRVSKFADGVQMASMMMHMFQAMRTPSG
- a CDS encoding YlbF family regulator, yielding MLATMERVEILQRADELAQFVLQSEIGEQYLQTLYKMREDRLAQKKIKQFTSMKELFEEVQRFGKYHPDYKRVNLEIRQLKRDMDLHPTIAEFKMAETGLQSLLDEISMRVGHAVSPTIKVPAGSPFFESASSGCSSGSCGTGGGCGCSA
- a CDS encoding SepM family pheromone-processing serine protease: MSRKGYSRSFLLAVIIIVLSAFYTLPYYVTKPGMAQELEPIVEVAGGDDAEGSFMLTTVRMGKANIYGYLVAKMSKYQELYPEDAIRDTDESDEEYSERQLHMMDGSKNSAIKIAYEKAGKSFSFDYLGVYVLGVIKGMPAYGKLKPGDQIIKVDNIKFQSSAEFIEYVGKKKADDTVLVTYMREDIEKTVKISLQAFKDQPKKVGMGISLDDYKKPVTDPSITINTEQIGGPSAGLMFSLEIYNQLTEGDITSGYQIAGTGTMSEDGTIGPIGGIQQKIVAADKTGAEIFFAPNEKGIKGSNYQEALIAAEDIDTDMKIVPVDRFDDALEYLHSLEKK
- the rsmD gene encoding 16S rRNA (guanine(966)-N(2))-methyltransferase RsmD, encoding MRVVSGTCKGRALKAVPGTGTRPTTDKVKETIFNIIGPYFHGGLVLDLYAGSGGLGIEALSRGMDKAIFVDRDFKAFQTVKENIETCGFTECSELYKIDSERALKALIKRELRFGLILLDPPYKQQKIAELIEKIHNEGLLDDEGIILCEHSRDVKLPDRIETFKRERYEEYGAIAISIYKWGNA
- a CDS encoding YceD family protein, producing MKWTISQLQKFRDKNLQIDEFVDVSDIKEREKQILGVSPMHVTGKADVTSARATFHLHISGELILPCSRTLVDVNFPINIDTTETFFLGADSALLEEDGVAVAKGEVVDLIPVITELLLLEIPMQVFCEDVNAEGAAPHSGKDWSVVSEEELQQKVDPRLAKLANFFDNDKES
- the ylbJ gene encoding sporulation integral membrane protein YlbJ, yielding MLTAKLKSLFLAAAATIMAGALIIFPQESFDASIRGLNMWWEIVFPSLLPFFIIAETLIGFGVVTLIGVLLEPLMRPLFKVPGIGGFVWAMGMASGFPSGAKFTARMRQEKQLTRIEAERLVSFTNSSNPLFIFGAVSVGFFHNTNLGILLALSHYLGNIFVGIIMRFYGREEEIKPSVKKKPLSLKQALAEMHRTRLKENRPLGKLLGDAVVSSIQTLLMIGGFIILFSVVNKLLFHMHVTGFLANAIQIVLHILQFPLNLSMPFIAGIFEITLGSQMTSGIEEASLMQQAIMVSFILGFSGFSVQAQVASIIADTDIRFFPFFIARIMHGILAGFFAFVLWEPLYNGFTLKIPSNSLPVFGHSEEGILTLYEIMTQLGPLITIISLLLYTFILAKRLLKD